From Staphylococcus sp. M0911, a single genomic window includes:
- the dltC gene encoding D-alanine--poly(phosphoribitol) ligase subunit 2 — MEFRDQVLDLLAEVAENDIVKENPDVEIFEEGIIDSFQTVGLLLEIQNKLDIEVSIMDFDRDEWATPNKIVEALEELR; from the coding sequence ATGGAATTTAGAGATCAAGTATTAGATTTATTAGCAGAGGTCGCAGAAAATGATATCGTCAAAGAGAATCCTGATGTAGAAATTTTCGAAGAAGGTATCATTGATTCTTTCCAAACTGTAGGTTTATTATTAGAAATTCAAAATAAATTAGATATCGAAGTATCAATTATGGACTTTGACCGTGATGAGTGGGCTACACCAAATAAAATTGTGGAAGCATTAGAAGAACTACGATGA
- the dltB gene encoding D-alanyl-lipoteichoic acid biosynthesis protein DltB yields MIPYGTFTFFLISFIVLIPVIILGFLGKRSYIYNGISTAFMIVLIFSSDKHNLFGQKYLSVQLISFIIYIIWQVALIMFYYKSRQKNNTFAKFVIIMILSILPLALVKVLQSTWLGGHQIHFHESKLIEFVGFLGISYVTFKSVQLIMEIRDGSIKEIKVGKLIQFISFFPTISSGPIDRYKRFVKDDKKVPTGGEYRELVLKAIHMIMIGFLYKYIIAYFIQVYAINPLQMNLHGFTHMWLYMYAYSFYLFFDFAGYSLFAIALSYLYGIKTPPNFNKPFQSKNIKDFWNRWHMTLSFWFRDCIYMRSLFYMSRKKMFKSQLAMSNIAFFLNFFIMGIWHGLEVYYIVYGLYHAALFIGYGYYEKWRKKHPPRWQNKWTTALSVVITFHFVAFGFLIFSGKFI; encoded by the coding sequence ATGATACCTTATGGCACATTTACATTCTTCTTAATATCATTTATTGTACTTATTCCTGTTATAATTCTTGGCTTTTTAGGTAAGCGAAGCTATATATATAACGGTATTAGTACGGCATTTATGATTGTACTTATCTTTTCTTCAGATAAGCATAATTTATTTGGACAAAAGTACTTAAGCGTACAGTTAATAAGTTTTATCATATATATCATTTGGCAAGTTGCCTTAATCATGTTTTATTATAAATCTAGACAGAAAAATAACACATTTGCCAAATTTGTAATTATCATGATTCTGTCTATATTACCTTTAGCATTAGTTAAAGTGTTACAAAGTACTTGGCTAGGTGGCCACCAAATTCATTTCCATGAAAGCAAATTAATTGAATTTGTAGGATTCCTTGGAATATCTTATGTGACATTCAAAAGTGTTCAATTGATTATGGAAATACGTGATGGGTCTATTAAAGAAATTAAAGTAGGGAAATTAATCCAATTTATATCATTCTTCCCAACTATTTCTTCTGGACCAATTGACAGATATAAACGATTTGTTAAAGATGATAAAAAGGTTCCAACTGGTGGAGAATACAGAGAATTAGTGTTAAAAGCGATCCACATGATTATGATAGGCTTTTTATATAAATATATTATTGCCTATTTCATTCAAGTATATGCGATAAATCCATTACAAATGAATTTACATGGATTCACACATATGTGGTTATATATGTATGCATATAGTTTTTATCTATTCTTTGACTTTGCAGGTTATAGTTTATTTGCTATAGCGCTTAGTTATTTATACGGAATTAAAACACCACCTAACTTTAATAAACCATTCCAATCTAAAAATATTAAAGATTTCTGGAATAGATGGCATATGACATTATCATTCTGGTTTAGAGATTGTATTTATATGAGATCTTTATTCTATATGTCTCGTAAAAAGATGTTTAAGAGCCAATTAGCAATGTCAAATATTGCATTCTTCCTTAACTTCTTTATTATGGGGATTTGGCACGGTTTAGAAGTTTACTATATTGTATACGGTTTATACCATGCAGCATTATTTATAGGTTATGGTTATTATGAAAAATGGAGAAAAAAACATCCACCACGTTGGCAAAATAAATGGACTACAGCATTAAGTGTAGTGATTACTTTCCATTTTGTTGCGTTTGGCTTTTTAATTTTCTCAGGTAAATTTATTTAA
- the dltA gene encoding D-alanine--poly(phosphoribitol) ligase subunit DltA: MTDIINILSQLSKQQPDAIAVRHTTEEITYKELDEFSSKLAHQLQGSQQPMILFGHMSPFMIVGMIGAIKAGCGYVPIDTSVPEERVKMIIDKVEPEYIFNTTDYTLDQQSAQVITIENVENSQDPVIFDSQMKANDVVYTIFTSGSTGEPKGVQIEYASLVEFAEWMDSLNQSGNGQEWLNQAPFSFDLSVMAIYPCLVSGGTLNLVDKDMINKPKLLNDMLQATPINIWVSTPSFIEMCLLLPTLNEEQYGSLNHFFFCGEILGHRTAKALVDRFPNGTIYNTYGPTEATVAVTSIQITPEVLEQYNPLPVGVSRPGTKLTTTEDGELVIQGQSVSVGYLKNEEKTAAVFNFEDRVRTYHTGDKAKEENGLWFIQGRIDFQIKLNGYRMELEEIESQLRDSDLIREAIVVPVYKNDKVIHLIGAVVSTEEVEDERQMTKAIKDELKSRLPEYMIPRKFVWMEQLPLTSNGKLDRKKIAEVVNG; this comes from the coding sequence ATGACAGATATTATTAATATTCTCAGTCAATTGAGTAAACAACAACCAGATGCAATTGCAGTAAGACATACGACTGAAGAAATCACTTATAAAGAACTAGATGAATTTTCTAGTAAGCTTGCACATCAACTTCAAGGTAGTCAACAACCTATGATTTTATTTGGACATATGTCGCCATTTATGATTGTAGGAATGATTGGTGCAATTAAAGCAGGATGTGGATATGTACCTATCGATACGTCAGTGCCAGAAGAACGTGTGAAGATGATTATCGATAAAGTAGAACCTGAATATATCTTTAATACTACTGATTACACTTTGGATCAACAAAGCGCTCAGGTTATCACAATTGAAAACGTTGAGAATTCACAAGACCCTGTAATATTTGATAGCCAAATGAAGGCTAATGATGTTGTATATACAATCTTCACATCAGGTTCTACAGGAGAACCCAAAGGTGTACAAATTGAATATGCAAGTTTAGTTGAATTTGCGGAATGGATGGATTCATTGAATCAATCTGGGAATGGTCAAGAGTGGTTAAATCAAGCACCGTTTTCATTTGATTTATCTGTAATGGCTATTTATCCATGTTTAGTTTCAGGAGGTACATTAAACTTAGTTGATAAAGATATGATTAATAAACCTAAATTATTAAATGATATGTTACAAGCGACACCAATTAATATTTGGGTTTCTACACCATCATTTATTGAAATGTGTTTATTATTACCGACTTTAAATGAAGAACAATATGGTAGCTTGAATCACTTCTTCTTCTGCGGAGAAATTTTAGGACATAGAACTGCTAAAGCGTTAGTAGATCGATTCCCTAATGGTACGATCTATAATACGTATGGACCTACAGAAGCGACAGTTGCAGTGACTAGTATACAAATTACACCAGAGGTACTAGAACAATATAATCCACTTCCAGTAGGTGTTTCTAGACCAGGTACTAAATTGACGACAACTGAAGATGGTGAATTAGTTATTCAAGGTCAAAGCGTCAGTGTTGGATATTTGAAAAACGAAGAAAAAACAGCTGCTGTGTTTAATTTTGAAGATAGAGTAAGAACTTATCATACAGGTGATAAAGCTAAAGAAGAAAACGGCTTATGGTTTATACAAGGTCGAATCGACTTCCAAATTAAATTAAATGGTTATCGTATGGAATTAGAAGAAATAGAGTCGCAATTACGTGATTCTGACTTAATACGCGAAGCCATAGTAGTACCAGTATATAAAAATGATAAAGTCATTCATTTGATTGGTGCGGTCGTATCAACAGAAGAAGTTGAAGATGAGAGACAAATGACTAAAGCTATTAAAGACGAACTGAAATCACGCTTACCAGAGTACATGATTCCGAGAAAGTTTGTTTGGATGGAGCAGTTACCATTAACATCTAATGGTAAACTTGATCGTAAAAAGATTGCTGAGGTAGTTAACGGATGA